From a region of the Andrena cerasifolii isolate SP2316 chromosome 13, iyAndCera1_principal, whole genome shotgun sequence genome:
- the Phtf gene encoding putative homeodomain transcription factor isoform X2 — translation MKLNQLVYWYQKKIGTYDKQQWEKTIEQHILGGFTHVPMRTAKLKTELIDVDLVRGSSFPKAKPKHGLSTVACLALQRLLLLPIYRNWWIQQTSLKIFSLFLLLYSLQLINMCLYFYQMAKENESDIVTMSEVLIPAIMMLTLCIVHSHIVSTHSGPAVTDGQSKPRVVRRSRHARCRVGKSRTRQNLRLQEDSKLSQDTASEKATTVSREVLTSVRFAKKVIIENSLSVSRPQEFVTAQAPCDNEPINVAVNDSLPTNEASTSQTQSTLKLMKTDDNSSKSEGEASTKKDKDESPITIRPREGRQQCESEEEGECEEAATHHLTEATTSATEWMGVTTNSDDCSDSSELEESDLHSETNKNYGEFVEHPFSWEFELPPSIMLSSSYASYDRVSCTIWTRRDIKKAELSVLDISSAIIARVESMPESMNYFYGGLMLSVVLSLIPSIKRLSDHVGMDNSSNITSSLIPNDLTYVNLETYSDILSKVIAVAFGANLWERMVVITSAFERLILSCLLFFLLAVAERTYKQRLLYAKLFSHLTSSRRARKSDLPHFRLNKVRNIKLWLSVRSYLKRRGPQRSVDVIVSAVFIVTLLLLSFVSLELIKDLESLHSRYNVEALFWSFSLGIFILRFMTLGTKINKKYRNLSVLITEQINLYLQIEQKPHKKEELMVANNVLKLAADLIKELESPFKISGLSANPYLYTITKVVLLSALSGVLSELLGFKLKLHKIKIK, via the exons ATGAAGCTGAATCAGCTGGTTTATTG GTATCAGAAGAAAATTGGTACTTACGACAAGCAGCAATGGGAAAAGACCATCGAACAACACATTCTCGGGGGCTTCACGCACGTTCCGATGAGAACTGCGAAACTCAAAACAGAGCTTATCGATGTGGATCTCGTGCGAG GTTCTTCTTTCCCGAAAGCCAAGCCAAAGCATGGACTGTCGACGGTAGCTTGCTTGGCGCTACAACGTCTCTTACTACTTCCGATATATAGAAACTGGTGGATACAGCAGActagtttgaagattttctcgTTGTTCTTGTTACTATACAGTTTACAGTTGATCAACATGTGTCTGTACTTCTATCAAATGGCCAAGGAGAACGAAAGCGAT aTCGTAACAATGTCGGAAGTATTAATACCTGCTATTATGATGCTAACTCTCTGCATTGTTCATTCCCACATCGTGTCGACTCATTCGGGCCCCGCGGTAACCGATGGGCAAAGTAAACCGAGAGTAGTGAGGCGTTCACGGCACGCTAGGTGCCGTGTTGGGAAATCAAGAACGAGACAAAACTTAC GTTTGCAGGAAGACTCCAAATTATCTCAAGATACAGCTTCCGAAAAGGCTACGACCGTAAGTCGCGAAGTGTTAACTTCTGTGCGATTTGCTAAGAAAGTTATAATTGAAAATTCTTTGTCTGTCAGTCGGCCTCAG GAATTTGTGACTGCTCAAGCACCCTGTGATAACGAACCAATCAACGTGGCTGTGAACGATTCTCTTCCTACCAATGAAGCTTCTACTAGTCAAACTCAATCGA CGCTGAAGTTAATGAAGACAGACGACAATTCTTCGAAGAGCGAAGGAGAAGCTTCTACTAAAAAG GATAAGGATGAGAGTCCCATAACAATTCGACCAAGGGAAGGTCGACAACAGTGTGAAAGCGAGGAAGAGGGAGAGTGCGAAGAAGCCGCTACGCATCATTTGACGGAGGCTACAACCTCTGCTACTGAGTGGATGGGAGTGACCACGAATAGTGACGACTGTAGCGACAG CTCCGAACTCGAGGAGTCCGACCTGCACAGCGAGACTAACAAAAATTATGGAGAATTCGTGGAGCATCCATTTTCTTGGGAATTTGAATTACCACCCTCCATAATGCTTAGTTCTAGTTACGCTTCATACGATCGTG TTTCGTGCACTATATGGACACGACGTGATATAAAAAAGGCTGAATTATCGGTGTTGGACATCAGTTCAGCGATTATTGCTAGAGTAGAGTCAATGCCTGAGAGCATGAATTATTTTTACGGAGGTCTGATGCTTAGCGTGGTGTTGTCACTGATACCATCCATCAAACGACTAAGCGACCACGTTGGAATGGACAATAGTAGTAATATAACCAGTTCCTTGATACCAAATGACTTGACTTACGTCAATTTGGAAACGTATAGTGATATTTTATCTAAAGTGATAGCTGTAGCATTTGGAGCGAATCTTTG GGAACGTATGGTGGTGATTACATCAGCGTTCGAGAGGCTCATATTGTcctgtttactattttttttattagcagtGGCAGAGCGTACTTACAAGCAAAGACTCTTATACGCTAAATTGTTCTCGCATTTGACATCGTCGAGGCGTGCGAGGAAGTCAGATTTGCCGCACTTTCGATTGAACAAAGtgcgaaatataaaattgtGGTTGAGCGTTAGATCTTACCTGAAG AGAAGAGGTCCTCAGCGTTCCGTGGATGTAATAGTATCAGCAGTATTTATTGTTACCTTATTATTGCTGTCGTTCGTGAGCTTGGAGTTAATTAAG GACCTTGAAAGTCTGCATTCCCGATACAATGTCGAAGCACTGTTTTGGAGCTTCTCCCTCGGGATATTTATATTGCGCTTCATGACGCTGGGTACAAAGatcaataaaaaatacagaaatcttTCCGTCTTGATCACTGAGCag ATTaacttatatttgcaaatagaACAGAAGCCGCATAAAAAGGAAGAGCTGATGGTAGCAAATAATGTACTCAAATTGGCAGCAGATTTGATCAAG GAGCTTGAAAGTCCATTTAAAATATCTGGCTTATCTGCTAATCCCTACCTATACACGATCACGAAAGTGGTATTACTATCCGCTCTCTCAGGAGTGCTTTCAGAATTGCTTGGGTTCAAGCTCAAGTTGCATAAGATAAAAATCAAATAG
- the Phtf gene encoding putative homeodomain transcription factor isoform X1 — MKLNQLVYWYQKKIGTYDKQQWEKTIEQHILGGFTHVPMRTAKLKTELIDVDLVRGSSFPKAKPKHGLSTVACLALQRLLLLPIYRNWWIQQTSLKIFSLFLLLYSLQLINMCLYFYQMAKENESDIVTMSEVLIPAIMMLTLCIVHSHIVSTHSGPAVTDGQSKPRVVRRSRHARCRVGKSRTRQNLRLQEDSKLSQDTASEKATTVSREVLTSVRFAKKVIIENSLSVSRPQEFVTAQAPCDNEPINVAVNDSLPTNEASTSQTQSNNGPDQIIKNVHQDDDGFESLNGNVSSDNDKGVARATVGNPKHKKDSLHKNKEKHILRQNLLQPKFSALKLMKTDDNSSKSEGEASTKKDKDESPITIRPREGRQQCESEEEGECEEAATHHLTEATTSATEWMGVTTNSDDCSDSSELEESDLHSETNKNYGEFVEHPFSWEFELPPSIMLSSSYASYDRVSCTIWTRRDIKKAELSVLDISSAIIARVESMPESMNYFYGGLMLSVVLSLIPSIKRLSDHVGMDNSSNITSSLIPNDLTYVNLETYSDILSKVIAVAFGANLWERMVVITSAFERLILSCLLFFLLAVAERTYKQRLLYAKLFSHLTSSRRARKSDLPHFRLNKVRNIKLWLSVRSYLKRRGPQRSVDVIVSAVFIVTLLLLSFVSLELIKDLESLHSRYNVEALFWSFSLGIFILRFMTLGTKINKKYRNLSVLITEQINLYLQIEQKPHKKEELMVANNVLKLAADLIKELESPFKISGLSANPYLYTITKVVLLSALSGVLSELLGFKLKLHKIKIK, encoded by the exons ATGAAGCTGAATCAGCTGGTTTATTG GTATCAGAAGAAAATTGGTACTTACGACAAGCAGCAATGGGAAAAGACCATCGAACAACACATTCTCGGGGGCTTCACGCACGTTCCGATGAGAACTGCGAAACTCAAAACAGAGCTTATCGATGTGGATCTCGTGCGAG GTTCTTCTTTCCCGAAAGCCAAGCCAAAGCATGGACTGTCGACGGTAGCTTGCTTGGCGCTACAACGTCTCTTACTACTTCCGATATATAGAAACTGGTGGATACAGCAGActagtttgaagattttctcgTTGTTCTTGTTACTATACAGTTTACAGTTGATCAACATGTGTCTGTACTTCTATCAAATGGCCAAGGAGAACGAAAGCGAT aTCGTAACAATGTCGGAAGTATTAATACCTGCTATTATGATGCTAACTCTCTGCATTGTTCATTCCCACATCGTGTCGACTCATTCGGGCCCCGCGGTAACCGATGGGCAAAGTAAACCGAGAGTAGTGAGGCGTTCACGGCACGCTAGGTGCCGTGTTGGGAAATCAAGAACGAGACAAAACTTAC GTTTGCAGGAAGACTCCAAATTATCTCAAGATACAGCTTCCGAAAAGGCTACGACCGTAAGTCGCGAAGTGTTAACTTCTGTGCGATTTGCTAAGAAAGTTATAATTGAAAATTCTTTGTCTGTCAGTCGGCCTCAG GAATTTGTGACTGCTCAAGCACCCTGTGATAACGAACCAATCAACGTGGCTGTGAACGATTCTCTTCCTACCAATGAAGCTTCTACTAGTCAAACTCAATCGA ATAATGGTCCAGATCAAATTATAAAGAATGTACATCAAGATGATGACGGATTTGAGAGTTTAAATGGAAATGTATCTAGTGATAACGATAAAGGCGTTGCGCGAGCGACAGTAGGAAATCCTAAGCATAAGAAAGATTCGTTACATAAGAACAAGGAGAAGCACATCCTTCGACAGAACTTATTGCAACCTAAATTTTCAG CGCTGAAGTTAATGAAGACAGACGACAATTCTTCGAAGAGCGAAGGAGAAGCTTCTACTAAAAAG GATAAGGATGAGAGTCCCATAACAATTCGACCAAGGGAAGGTCGACAACAGTGTGAAAGCGAGGAAGAGGGAGAGTGCGAAGAAGCCGCTACGCATCATTTGACGGAGGCTACAACCTCTGCTACTGAGTGGATGGGAGTGACCACGAATAGTGACGACTGTAGCGACAG CTCCGAACTCGAGGAGTCCGACCTGCACAGCGAGACTAACAAAAATTATGGAGAATTCGTGGAGCATCCATTTTCTTGGGAATTTGAATTACCACCCTCCATAATGCTTAGTTCTAGTTACGCTTCATACGATCGTG TTTCGTGCACTATATGGACACGACGTGATATAAAAAAGGCTGAATTATCGGTGTTGGACATCAGTTCAGCGATTATTGCTAGAGTAGAGTCAATGCCTGAGAGCATGAATTATTTTTACGGAGGTCTGATGCTTAGCGTGGTGTTGTCACTGATACCATCCATCAAACGACTAAGCGACCACGTTGGAATGGACAATAGTAGTAATATAACCAGTTCCTTGATACCAAATGACTTGACTTACGTCAATTTGGAAACGTATAGTGATATTTTATCTAAAGTGATAGCTGTAGCATTTGGAGCGAATCTTTG GGAACGTATGGTGGTGATTACATCAGCGTTCGAGAGGCTCATATTGTcctgtttactattttttttattagcagtGGCAGAGCGTACTTACAAGCAAAGACTCTTATACGCTAAATTGTTCTCGCATTTGACATCGTCGAGGCGTGCGAGGAAGTCAGATTTGCCGCACTTTCGATTGAACAAAGtgcgaaatataaaattgtGGTTGAGCGTTAGATCTTACCTGAAG AGAAGAGGTCCTCAGCGTTCCGTGGATGTAATAGTATCAGCAGTATTTATTGTTACCTTATTATTGCTGTCGTTCGTGAGCTTGGAGTTAATTAAG GACCTTGAAAGTCTGCATTCCCGATACAATGTCGAAGCACTGTTTTGGAGCTTCTCCCTCGGGATATTTATATTGCGCTTCATGACGCTGGGTACAAAGatcaataaaaaatacagaaatcttTCCGTCTTGATCACTGAGCag ATTaacttatatttgcaaatagaACAGAAGCCGCATAAAAAGGAAGAGCTGATGGTAGCAAATAATGTACTCAAATTGGCAGCAGATTTGATCAAG GAGCTTGAAAGTCCATTTAAAATATCTGGCTTATCTGCTAATCCCTACCTATACACGATCACGAAAGTGGTATTACTATCCGCTCTCTCAGGAGTGCTTTCAGAATTGCTTGGGTTCAAGCTCAAGTTGCATAAGATAAAAATCAAATAG
- the Edem1 gene encoding ER degradation-enhancing alpha-mannosidase-like protein 2: MSPLGVALLFGLLSSINGLREYEKKDLVTLREEVRSMFDHAYSSYLTYAYPYDELRSLSCDGFDTWGSFSLTLIDALDTLAVMGNFSEFRRVAEIISARANFEANINVSVFETNIRVVGGLLSAHLLSRKAGVSLEPGWPCNGPLLRLAEDMAKRLIAAFDTPTGMPYGTVNLKYGVPKGETSITCTAGIGTFLLEFGTLSRLTGDPLYEEVAMNAIKALHYYKSNIGLVGNHVDVLTGHWTAQDSGIGAGVDSYFEYLAKGTLLFQDPLLAMIFHEHKAAIEKYIRREDWHLWVSMTKGLITLPVFQSLDAYWPGVLSLFGEIGDAMKSLHNYHHVWKQFGFTPEFYNIPQAEAGTNREGYPLRPELIESVMYLYRATGDPYLIQVGIDILRSLQHSAKTTCGYATINDVRDHRKADRMESFFLAETTKYLYLLFDPDNFIHNTGQQGEVIETQWGQCIVDAGGYVFNTEAHPIDPGALYCCHRSQNLFADQQATLWKFIPVNDQREAESTERDMPDEEDGKNKEDDKQPIEIVKLSEMRHAFASNVENGVDENSGDSVASGNDQADEVALKQKEDELSTNEEDSESLKVQVVAPPSVIYKADDSENIDTFEIPSTPDGDYSTPAIRNNTETFVKPSNAKVTRFEPQILLENIRKRNLYPTNISAKLNYQILSCQSQSFLQRISIIGEFF; encoded by the coding sequence ATGTCTCCTCTCGGCGTGGCGTTGCTTTTCGGTCTTCTATCTTCCATAAACGGGCTCCGCGAGTACGAGAAGAAGGATCTGGTCACTTTAAGGGAAGAAGTGCGTTCCATGTTCGATCACGCTTACTCGAGTTACTTAACGTACGCCTATCCATACGACGAGCTGCGCTCGTTGAGTTGCGACGGGTTCGACACCTGGGGCAGCTTCTCGCTGACGCTCATCGACGCTCTGGACACCCTGGCGGTGATGGGCAACTTCTCCGAATTTCGTCGCGTGGCAGAGATCATAAGTGCCAGGGCCAACTTCGAAGCCAACATAAACGTCTCCGTGTTCGAGACTAACATACGAGTAGTCGGAGGATTACTCAGCGCCCACCTCCTGTCCCGTAAAGCAGGCGTCAGCCTTGAGCCCGGGTGGCCCTGCAACGGCCCGCTGCTGCGCCTCGCGGAGGATATGGCCAAGCGATTGATCGCGGCCTTCGATACGCCCACGGGGATGCCGTACGGCACAGTTAACTTGAAGTACGGAGTACCCAAAGGCGAAACGAGCATCACGTGTACCGCTGGCATTGGTACGTTTCTGCTGGAGTTCGGCACGCTCTCTAGATTAACGGGGGATCCGTTGTACGAAGAAGTAGCCATGAACGCTATCAAAGCATTGCATTATTATAAATCGAACATTGGGCTGGTTGGAAACCACGTGGATGTATTAACGGGCCACTGGACGGCTCAGGATTCTGGAATCGGCGCAGGGGTCGATTCTTACTTCGAGTATCTAGCGAAGGGCACGTTGCTATTCCAAGATCCACTGCTGGCCATGATTTTCCACGAGCACAAGGCTGCGATTGAAAAGTACATTCGCAGAGAAGACTGGCACTTGTGGGTCTCCATGACCAAAGGTCTAATCACCTTGCCAGTGTTTCAATCTTTAGATGCTTATTGGCCCGGAGTACTGAGCCTGTTCGGCGAGATTGGGGACGCTATGAAGTCGTTGCATAATTATCATCATGTTTGGAAGCAGTTTGGCTTTACGccggaattttataatattcctcaggcCGAAGCAGGCACTAACAGAGAAGGGTATCCGCTGAGGCCGGAGCTTATAGAATCAGTTATGTACTTGTACAGGGCGACCGGCGATCCCTATTTGATACAAGTGGGCATAGATATTTTAAGGAGCCTCCAGCACAGCGCTAAAACTACCTGCGGCTATGCGACTATCAATGATGTTAGGGACCATCGAAAGGCAGACAGAATGGAGAGCTTTTTCCTAGCTGAGACGACGAAGTACCTTTATCTTCTTTTCGATCCTGATAACTTTATTCATAATACTGGCCAGCAAGGGGAAGTTATCGAAACTCAATGGGGCCAGTGTATCGTAGATGCGGGGGGATAtgttttcaatacagaggcACACCCTATAGATCCCGGGGCGCTTTACTGTTGCCATCGAAGCCAGAATTTGTTTGCGGATCAACAGGCAACATTATGGAAATTTATTCCTGTTAATGATCAGAGAGAAGCGGAAAGTACGGAACGGGATATGCCTGATGAAGAAGATGGTAAAAATAAGGAGGATGATAAGCAACCGATTGAGATTGTGAAGCTGTCTGAAATGAGGCATGCTTTCGCGAGTAATGTAGAAAATGGTGTTGATGAAAATTCAGGGGATTCTGTTGCCTCTGGAAATGATCAGGCTGATGAGGTTGCTCTAAAACAGAAGGAAGACGAATTAAGTACAAACGAGGAGGATTCAGAATCTCTGAAAGTACAAGTGGTGGCACCACCGTCGGTAATTTATAAGGCTGACGATAGCGAAAATATTGATACTTTTGAAATACCCTCTACCCCTGATGGAGATTATTCTACGCCTGCTATAAGGAATAATACCGAAACGTTTGTTAAACCGAGCAATGCAAAGGTGACAAGATTCGAGCCACAAATATTATTAGAGAATattagaaaaagaaatttatatcctacaaatatttctgcaaaatTGAATTATCAAATCTTGTCTTGCCAATCGCAATCATTCCTGCAACGTATATCAATCATaggagaatttttttaa